The following proteins are co-located in the Phocoena phocoena chromosome 1, mPhoPho1.1, whole genome shotgun sequence genome:
- the STMN1 gene encoding stathmin, with the protein MASSDIQVKELEKRASGQAFELILSPRSKESVPEFPLSPPKKKDLSLEEIQKKLEAAEERRKSHEAEVLKQLAEKREHEKEVLQKAIEENNNFSKMAEEKLTHKMEANKENREAQMAAKLERLREKDKHIEEVRKNKESKDPADETEAD; encoded by the exons ATGGCTTCTTCTG ATATCCAGGTGAAGGAACTGGAGAAGCGTGCCTCAGGCCAGGCTTTTGAGCTGATTCTCAGCCCTCGATCAAAAGAATCTGTCCCAGaattccccctttcccctccaaAGAAGAAGGATCTTTCCCTGGAGGAAATTCAGAAGAAActagaagctgcagaagaaagacGCAAG tccCATGAAGCTGAGGTCTTGAAGCAACTTGCTGAGAAACGAGAGCATGAGAAGGAAGTGCTTCAAAAAGCAATAGAGGAGAACAACAACTTCAGTAAAATGGCAGAAGAGAAGCTGACCCACAAAATGGAAGCCAACAAAGAGAACCGAGAGGCGCAAATGGCTGCCAAACTGGAGCGTTTGCGAGAGAAG GACAAGCACATTGAAGAAGTGCGGAAGAACAAAGAATCCAAAGATCCTGCTGATGAGACTGAAGCTGACTAA